The proteins below are encoded in one region of Pseudonocardia sp. DSM 110487:
- a CDS encoding SDR family NAD(P)-dependent oxidoreductase, with product MGQLEGKTAVVTGGSTGIGLATAVRLAGEGAHVFVTGRRKTELDTAVETIGSATGVQGDISDPADLDRLFAAVRDRGQGLDVVFANAAIGSFATLEQVSEEHFDQIFGVNVRGTLFTVQKALPLLNDGATVVLTGSTTGVTGGEAFGVYAASKAAVRSFARTWANELKGRGIRVNTVTPGPIDTPGLAGVAPAEIGAADFTAHLAGTVPLGRLGRPEEVADAVLFLASTQSSFVTGAELAVDGGLNQV from the coding sequence ATGGGACAGCTCGAAGGCAAGACCGCCGTTGTCACCGGCGGAAGCACCGGCATCGGTCTGGCGACCGCCGTACGGCTGGCGGGTGAGGGCGCGCACGTGTTCGTGACCGGCCGGCGCAAGACCGAGCTGGACACGGCTGTCGAGACCATCGGCTCCGCGACCGGCGTCCAGGGCGACATCTCCGACCCGGCCGACCTGGACCGCCTGTTCGCCGCGGTCCGCGACCGCGGGCAGGGGCTCGACGTGGTGTTCGCGAACGCCGCGATCGGTTCGTTCGCGACGTTGGAGCAGGTCAGCGAGGAGCACTTCGACCAGATCTTCGGCGTCAACGTCCGGGGCACGCTCTTCACCGTCCAGAAGGCGCTGCCGTTGCTCAACGACGGCGCCACGGTGGTCTTGACCGGTTCGACCACCGGAGTCACCGGCGGGGAGGCGTTCGGCGTCTACGCGGCGTCCAAGGCGGCCGTCCGCTCCTTCGCCCGGACCTGGGCCAACGAGCTCAAGGGCCGGGGCATCCGGGTCAACACGGTCACCCCGGGCCCCATCGACACCCCCGGGCTCGCCGGCGTCGCCCCTGCGGAGATCGGGGCCGCCGACTTCACGGCTCACCTTGCCGGCACGGTCCCGCTCGGCCGGTTGGGCCGCCCGGAGGAGGTCGCCGACGCGGTGCTCTTCCTCGCCTCGACGCAGAGCAGCTTCGTAACCGGTGCCGAGCTCGCCGTCGACGGCGGCCTCAACCAGGTCTGA
- a CDS encoding SAM-dependent methyltransferase, whose translation MTEPSRDIRTDIPGAARIWNYWLGGKDNYEADRLAAEAALQFYDMATFARQSRQFLTRVVRFLAGEAGIRQFLDVGTGLPTMQNTHEIAQAVAPEARIVYVDNDPIVLAHARVLLRNTTPEGVTDYVEADYHDPDLIIDRARRILDFEQPIAVMFMGVLGHAKSFEASHAVVARVMDAVPSGSYLAVWDGNDTNADLNALAENYAKSGGVPYIQQPVEHIRGYFSGLEMVEPGLVSVTEWRPEPTDVGKVEPLPETTGGVARKP comes from the coding sequence ATGACGGAACCGAGTCGCGACATCAGGACCGACATACCGGGCGCGGCCCGCATCTGGAACTACTGGCTGGGCGGCAAGGACAACTACGAGGCCGACCGGCTGGCCGCCGAGGCCGCCCTCCAGTTCTACGACATGGCCACCTTCGCCAGGCAGTCGCGGCAGTTCCTCACCCGGGTCGTGCGGTTCCTGGCCGGAGAGGCCGGTATCCGGCAGTTCCTCGACGTCGGAACCGGCCTGCCGACCATGCAGAACACCCACGAGATCGCCCAGGCGGTGGCGCCGGAGGCCCGGATCGTCTACGTGGACAACGACCCGATCGTCCTGGCCCACGCGCGGGTCCTGCTCAGGAACACGACTCCCGAGGGCGTCACCGACTACGTCGAGGCCGACTACCACGATCCCGATCTGATCATCGACCGGGCGCGTCGCATCCTGGACTTCGAGCAGCCGATCGCGGTCATGTTCATGGGCGTGCTCGGCCACGCGAAGAGCTTCGAGGCCTCGCACGCGGTCGTGGCGCGCGTGATGGACGCGGTGCCCTCCGGCAGCTACCTCGCCGTGTGGGACGGCAACGACACCAACGCCGACCTCAACGCGCTCGCCGAGAACTACGCGAAGTCCGGCGGCGTGCCCTACATCCAGCAACCCGTCGAGCACATCCGCGGCTACTTCTCCGGGTTGGAGATGGTCGAACCCGGCCTGGTGTCCGTCACGGAATGGCGGCCGGAACCCACCGACGTCGGCAAGGTCGAGCCCTTGCCCGAGACCACCGGCGGCGTGGCGCGCAAGCCATGA
- a CDS encoding L-serine ammonia-lyase, translated as MTISAFDLFKVGIGPSSSHTVGPMRAAHSFAARLEREGLLHRAAGVRAELFGSLGATGHGHGSVKAVVLGLEGEQPDLVDPVGAEPRVATVRMRGELLLAGKHPIAFSVDDDVVLHRRKRLEFHSNGMRFRAVDAGGAELLTREYYSVGGGFVLDEDEAGRPVLVEDPTPVPYPFGTAEELLRHTRETGLRISDVMLANELARRSEEEVRAGLLHIWSVMQECVERGSRATGVLPGGLKVRRRAAALRERLEVGNDEHDALRAIDWVTLYALAVNEENAAGGRVVTAPTNGAAGIIPAVLHYCRRFVGSFSEDGVVRFLLTAAAIGLLFKENASISGAEVGCQGEVGSACSMAAAGLAEVLDATPAQVENAAEIGIEHNLGLTCDPVGGLVQIPCIERNAVGAIKAITAARLAVRGDGQHHVSLDKAIKTMRETGADMKDKYKETARGGLALNVVEC; from the coding sequence ATGACCATCAGCGCATTCGACCTGTTCAAGGTCGGCATCGGACCGTCGAGCTCGCACACCGTCGGACCGATGCGGGCCGCGCACTCCTTCGCGGCCCGGCTGGAGCGTGAGGGCCTGCTCCACCGCGCCGCGGGCGTGCGGGCCGAGCTGTTCGGTTCGCTCGGCGCCACCGGCCACGGGCACGGCAGTGTGAAGGCGGTCGTGCTCGGCCTGGAGGGCGAGCAGCCCGACCTGGTCGACCCGGTGGGCGCGGAGCCCCGCGTCGCCACGGTCCGCATGCGCGGGGAGCTGCTGCTGGCCGGCAAGCACCCGATCGCCTTCTCCGTGGACGACGACGTCGTGCTGCACCGCCGCAAACGCCTGGAGTTCCACTCCAACGGCATGCGCTTCCGGGCGGTCGACGCCGGTGGCGCCGAGCTGCTGACCCGCGAGTACTACTCGGTGGGCGGCGGGTTCGTCCTCGACGAGGACGAAGCGGGCCGTCCGGTGCTCGTCGAGGACCCCACTCCGGTGCCGTATCCGTTCGGCACCGCAGAGGAGCTGCTGCGCCACACCCGCGAGACCGGCTTGCGGATCAGTGACGTCATGCTCGCCAACGAGCTCGCCCGCCGCTCCGAGGAGGAGGTGCGGGCCGGGCTGCTGCACATCTGGTCGGTGATGCAGGAGTGCGTGGAGCGCGGGTCCCGCGCTACCGGGGTGCTCCCGGGCGGGCTGAAGGTGCGACGGCGCGCCGCGGCGCTGCGCGAGCGACTCGAGGTCGGGAACGACGAGCACGACGCGCTGCGCGCGATCGACTGGGTCACCCTCTATGCCCTCGCCGTCAACGAGGAGAACGCGGCAGGTGGTCGCGTGGTCACCGCACCGACGAACGGGGCGGCCGGCATCATCCCCGCCGTCCTGCACTACTGCCGCCGGTTCGTCGGTTCGTTCTCCGAGGACGGGGTGGTCCGCTTCCTGCTCACCGCCGCCGCCATCGGGCTGCTGTTCAAGGAGAACGCCTCGATCTCCGGAGCCGAGGTGGGCTGCCAGGGCGAGGTGGGGTCGGCGTGCTCGATGGCCGCGGCCGGCCTCGCCGAGGTGCTCGACGCCACTCCGGCCCAGGTCGAGAACGCCGCCGAGATCGGCATCGAGCACAACCTCGGCCTCACCTGCGACCCGGTGGGCGGGCTGGTGCAGATCCCGTGCATCGAGCGCAACGCCGTCGGCGCCATCAAGGCGATCACCGCCGCCCGGCTGGCCGTCCGCGGGGACGGCCAGCACCACGTCTCCCTCGACAAGGCCATCAAGACCATGCGCGAGACCGGCGCGGACATGAAGGACAAGTACAAGGAGACCGCTCGCGGCGGGCTCGCTCTGAACGTCGTCGAATGCTGA
- a CDS encoding bifunctional 5,10-methylenetetrahydrofolate dehydrogenase/5,10-methenyltetrahydrofolate cyclohydrolase has translation MTASLGGRELAAGLRARTAETAAALAAAGTPPRLAVVVATADESSAWYVRSIAKAAAGVGIGCDVVDLGADASTAEIRTSLHRLSDDAAVHGIILQTPLPPGVDVADLTPAIAPAKDVDGANPASLGRLAAGLPAFAPATAEAVLALLDHHGVALSGRHAVVVGRSTVVGKPAAHLLLDRDATVTICHSRTRDLPAITRQADVLVAAVGRAGLITAEHVSPGTVVIDVGTNPTADGGLVGDVDPGISAAGLTPVPGGVGPVTTALLLQHTIHAAGGP, from the coding sequence ATGACCGCTTCGCTGGGCGGGCGTGAGCTCGCCGCCGGGCTGCGCGCCCGCACCGCGGAGACGGCGGCGGCGCTCGCGGCGGCCGGTACGCCGCCGCGGCTCGCCGTCGTCGTCGCCACCGCCGACGAGTCCAGCGCGTGGTACGTCCGGTCGATCGCGAAGGCAGCGGCAGGGGTCGGGATCGGCTGCGACGTCGTGGACCTCGGCGCCGACGCGTCCACGGCGGAGATCCGCACGTCCCTGCACCGGCTCTCCGACGACGCCGCCGTCCACGGGATCATCCTGCAGACCCCGCTCCCACCGGGCGTCGACGTCGCCGACTTGACCCCGGCGATCGCCCCGGCCAAGGACGTCGACGGCGCGAACCCGGCGAGCCTGGGCCGGCTCGCCGCCGGCCTGCCCGCCTTCGCACCGGCCACCGCCGAGGCGGTGCTCGCCCTGCTCGACCACCACGGCGTCGCGCTGTCCGGCCGTCACGCGGTCGTCGTGGGCCGCTCGACCGTCGTGGGGAAGCCCGCGGCCCACCTGCTGCTGGACCGCGACGCCACCGTGACGATCTGCCACTCGCGAACCCGCGATCTCCCGGCGATCACCCGGCAGGCCGACGTCCTCGTCGCGGCGGTCGGCCGGGCCGGGCTGATCACCGCGGAGCACGTGTCCCCCGGCACCGTCGTGATCGACGTCGGCACCAACCCGACGGCCGACGGCGGTCTCGTCGGCGACGTCGACCCGGGCATCAGCGCGGCAGGGCTGACGCCGGTGCCAGGAGGCGTGGGACCGGTGACCACGGCGCTGCTGCTGCAGCACACCATCCACGCGGCGGGCGGGCCATGA
- a CDS encoding cyclodeaminase/cyclohydrolase family protein translates to MRNRSVQGFLAALADRVPAPGGGASAALHAAQAAALVAMVARYSDGPKYAAHAAAIRRIRDAADELRENALDLAEDDAAAFTAVTDAYRLPKTTDAEAAERSTAIAAAVLAAARPPAFVVGVAGRVLELAEELLPVSNRNVVSDVAAAAEAARAAATTARVNIEINLGGITDASARNDLLAVAGSVDDLCDRADKVTAAVRAGLAR, encoded by the coding sequence TTGCGCAATCGTTCCGTCCAGGGCTTCCTCGCCGCACTCGCCGACCGGGTCCCGGCACCCGGTGGCGGCGCGTCCGCCGCGCTGCACGCCGCACAGGCCGCCGCCCTCGTGGCGATGGTCGCGCGCTACAGCGACGGCCCGAAGTACGCGGCCCACGCCGCGGCGATCCGCCGGATCAGGGACGCCGCCGACGAGCTGCGCGAGAACGCGCTCGACCTGGCGGAGGACGACGCGGCGGCGTTCACCGCCGTCACCGACGCCTATCGACTGCCGAAGACCACCGATGCCGAGGCGGCGGAGCGGTCGACGGCGATCGCGGCCGCCGTCCTCGCGGCGGCCCGCCCACCCGCCTTCGTCGTCGGGGTGGCGGGGCGCGTGCTGGAGCTGGCCGAGGAGCTCCTGCCGGTGAGCAACCGGAACGTGGTCAGCGACGTGGCTGCGGCGGCGGAGGCGGCCCGCGCGGCCGCGACCACCGCCCGGGTCAACATCGAGATCAACCTCGGGGGCATCACCGACGCCTCGGCGCGCAACGACCTGCTCGCCGTGGCCGGATCGGTCGACGACCTGTGCGACCGCGCCGACAAGGTGACGGCCGCTGTCCGAGCGGGGCTGGCCCGATGA
- a CDS encoding FAD-dependent oxidoreductase has translation MPGSPQVVIIGAGIVGTNLADELTARGWGRVTVVDQGPLPLTGGSSSHAPGLVFQTNASKTMTQLARYTVEKFSGLDLDGQWCFNQVGGLEVATTPERLADLQRKHGWATSWGIGSRLVDADECARLHPLLDRDRVLGGFHIPSDGLAKAPRVVAALMRRAQARGAVFQGSTRVTGIEQAGGRVTGVRTADGVLPADIVVCCAGFWGHAVGAMVGMAVPLLPLAHQYVRTGQVAELAGRNTELAEAGLPILRHQDQDLYFREHADRLGIGSYAHRPMPVRLSELDEDGEVTASAMPSMLPFTEEDFAPSWEQSVALLPALASTKVEEGFNGIFSFTPDGGPLIGESPDVAGFWIAEAVWVTHSAGVARAVSQLLVDGRSDLDLHGCDVHRFEEVQLGEDYVSETSQQNFVEVYDVLHPLEPRRSPRNLRVSPFHARQRELGAVFLEAAGWERPHWYEANAPLVLQLPAAWVPPERDPWAAKFHSPIAAAEAWRTREGVALYDMTPLKRLEVTGPGALALLDRLTTGKMDKSVGSVTYTLALDEAGGVRSDLTVARLGTDRFQVGANGNLDLDHLRRQAGSDVQVRDITGATCCIGVWGPLARDLVQPLSREDFSHEALKYFRAMPARIGGVPVTAMRLSYVGELGWEIYTSAEYGLRLWDVLWEAGQEHGVIAAGRAAFNSLRLEKGYRSWGHDMTTEHNPYEAGLGFAVRPQKGEFVGRDALAGVNADTIARRLSCLTIDDRRSVVLGHEPVYLDGRPAGYVTSAAFGHTIGAPIAYAWLPASATPGTSVEIEYFGRRVPATVAAEPLVDPEMARIRR, from the coding sequence ATGCCCGGTTCGCCACAGGTCGTGATCATCGGGGCCGGGATCGTCGGGACGAACCTCGCCGACGAGCTGACCGCCCGCGGCTGGGGCCGGGTCACCGTCGTCGACCAGGGCCCGCTCCCGCTCACCGGCGGCTCCAGCTCGCACGCGCCCGGCCTGGTGTTCCAGACGAACGCGTCGAAGACGATGACGCAGCTCGCCCGCTACACCGTCGAGAAGTTCTCCGGCCTCGATCTCGACGGGCAGTGGTGCTTCAACCAGGTCGGCGGGCTCGAGGTCGCCACCACGCCCGAGCGGCTGGCCGATCTGCAGCGCAAGCACGGCTGGGCCACGTCGTGGGGCATCGGGAGCCGGTTGGTCGACGCCGACGAGTGCGCGCGCCTGCACCCGCTGCTCGACCGCGACCGCGTGCTCGGCGGCTTCCACATCCCCTCCGACGGACTGGCCAAGGCCCCGCGCGTGGTCGCGGCCCTCATGCGGCGGGCGCAGGCCCGCGGCGCGGTGTTCCAGGGATCGACGCGGGTCACCGGCATCGAGCAGGCCGGCGGGCGGGTCACCGGCGTGCGCACCGCCGACGGCGTGCTGCCGGCCGACATCGTGGTGTGCTGCGCCGGGTTCTGGGGCCATGCCGTCGGCGCGATGGTGGGGATGGCGGTGCCGCTGCTCCCGCTGGCCCACCAGTACGTGCGGACCGGGCAGGTCGCCGAGCTCGCGGGCCGCAACACCGAGCTCGCGGAGGCGGGCCTGCCGATCCTGCGCCACCAGGACCAGGACCTGTACTTCCGCGAGCACGCCGACCGGCTCGGGATCGGCAGCTACGCCCACCGCCCCATGCCGGTGCGGCTGTCGGAGCTCGACGAGGACGGGGAGGTCACGGCTTCGGCGATGCCGTCGATGCTGCCGTTCACCGAGGAGGACTTCGCTCCCTCCTGGGAGCAGAGCGTCGCGCTGCTGCCCGCGCTCGCGTCGACCAAGGTCGAGGAGGGCTTCAACGGCATCTTCTCGTTCACCCCGGACGGCGGGCCGCTGATCGGTGAGTCGCCGGACGTGGCCGGCTTCTGGATCGCCGAGGCCGTCTGGGTCACCCACTCCGCGGGCGTGGCCCGTGCCGTGTCGCAGCTGCTGGTGGACGGCCGGAGCGACCTCGACCTGCACGGGTGCGACGTGCACCGCTTCGAGGAGGTCCAGCTCGGCGAGGACTACGTCAGCGAGACCTCGCAGCAGAACTTCGTGGAGGTCTACGACGTGCTGCACCCCCTTGAACCCCGCCGGTCGCCGCGGAACCTGCGGGTCAGCCCGTTCCACGCCCGGCAGCGGGAGCTGGGTGCCGTGTTCCTGGAGGCCGCCGGCTGGGAGCGCCCGCACTGGTACGAGGCGAACGCGCCGCTGGTGCTGCAGCTGCCCGCGGCATGGGTGCCGCCGGAGCGCGACCCGTGGGCGGCGAAGTTCCACTCCCCCATCGCCGCCGCCGAGGCATGGCGCACCCGCGAGGGCGTGGCGCTGTACGACATGACGCCGCTCAAGCGCCTCGAGGTCACCGGCCCTGGCGCGCTGGCGCTGCTGGACCGGCTCACCACCGGGAAGATGGACAAGTCGGTCGGCTCGGTCACCTACACCCTCGCGCTCGACGAGGCGGGCGGCGTCCGCAGCGACCTCACGGTCGCTCGGCTGGGCACCGACCGGTTCCAGGTCGGTGCCAACGGCAACCTCGACCTCGACCACCTCCGCCGCCAGGCGGGTTCGGACGTCCAGGTCCGCGACATCACCGGCGCGACGTGCTGCATCGGGGTGTGGGGCCCGCTGGCCCGCGACCTGGTGCAGCCGCTGTCCCGCGAGGACTTCTCCCACGAAGCACTCAAGTACTTCCGCGCGATGCCGGCCCGGATCGGCGGCGTGCCGGTCACCGCGATGCGGCTGTCCTACGTCGGGGAGCTCGGCTGGGAGATCTACACCAGTGCCGAGTACGGGCTGCGGCTCTGGGACGTTCTGTGGGAAGCCGGGCAGGAGCACGGCGTCATCGCGGCCGGGCGCGCGGCGTTCAACAGCCTCCGGCTGGAGAAGGGCTACCGCTCGTGGGGCCACGACATGACCACCGAGCACAACCCGTACGAGGCGGGACTCGGGTTCGCGGTGCGACCGCAGAAGGGCGAGTTCGTCGGCCGCGACGCGCTCGCGGGCGTCAACGCCGACACCATCGCGCGCCGTCTGTCCTGCCTCACGATCGACGACCGCCGCAGCGTGGTGCTCGGCCACGAGCCCGTCTACCTCGACGGCCGCCCAGCGGGCTACGTGACCAGCGCGGCGTTCGGGCACACGATCGGGGCGCCGATCGCCTATGCATGGCTGCCCGCGAGCGCCACCCCCGGCACATCCGTTGAGATCGAGTACTTCGGGCGTCGGGTCCCTGCCACCGTGGCCGCCGAGCCGCTCGTCGACCCGGAGATGGCTCGTATCCGCCGCTGA
- a CDS encoding sarcosine oxidase subunit gamma — MTVDPLSRTGPLDAWAERFAALPAGIRITAEPFVAMADVRLAPDLVSGYASSGAHIHSRPGVAGAHGLGLPTTPSTWVPWGDGRAIWLGPDEWLVTSAAHDPQDLEAELRAAVGLDGGQGNGAVVDVSAQRTTLRLRGEHVRDVLATGCAIDLHPRSFPAGSAAQTTLGLAGVVLLALDDTGTHFQLLVRSSFARYLATWLLDAASEYGRGA; from the coding sequence GTGACGGTTGACCCACTCAGCCGGACCGGCCCGCTGGACGCCTGGGCCGAGCGCTTCGCCGCGCTGCCCGCTGGCATCCGGATCACGGCCGAGCCGTTCGTCGCGATGGCCGACGTGCGTCTCGCCCCAGACCTCGTGAGCGGATACGCGAGCTCCGGCGCGCATATCCACTCACGACCCGGTGTGGCGGGCGCGCACGGTCTCGGGCTGCCCACCACGCCGTCCACCTGGGTGCCGTGGGGTGACGGGCGGGCGATCTGGCTGGGGCCCGACGAGTGGCTCGTCACGAGCGCCGCACACGACCCGCAGGATCTGGAGGCGGAGCTGCGGGCTGCGGTTGGCCTGGACGGCGGCCAAGGGAACGGCGCTGTCGTCGACGTCTCCGCACAGCGCACGACGCTGCGGCTGCGCGGCGAGCACGTCCGCGACGTGCTCGCCACCGGGTGCGCGATCGATCTGCACCCCCGCTCGTTCCCGGCCGGATCAGCCGCGCAGACCACCCTCGGGCTGGCCGGCGTCGTGCTGCTCGCGCTCGACGACACGGGAACCCACTTCCAGCTGCTCGTCCGCTCGTCGTTCGCCCGCTACCTGGCCACCTGGTTGCTCGACGCGGCCAGCGAGTACGGAAGGGGAGCCTGA
- a CDS encoding 2Fe-2S iron-sulfur cluster-binding protein, with the protein MSDFRVPARGRIDRGITYEFTFDGQRLTGHPGDTLASALLAHGRHQVTTSIALGRPRGIAAAWAEDPSGLVQVEEPFPEPMLLATTIELTDGLVAKGISGRGRLAEVPDSARYDAKHAHADVLVVGAGPAGLVAALTAARSGARVVLVDEQSEAGGSLLGTADTLDGAPALEWVAAAVAELASLPDVLHLQRTTAFGHYDDGFVLAVERRTDHLGATAARNVSRQRVWRIRARQVVLATGAHERPVVFSDNDRPGIMLASGARTFLHRYGVLAGRDAVVFTTDDSAYAAAVDLADAGARVHAVVDARSEPPKYWRAVCERRGIPVRAGQVVTGTRGDDRITHALVGEEAIACDLLLVSGGWNPAVHLFSQARGTLRYDEDLGAFLPDTELPGVTVAGAANGVFDLAGCLRDGQRAVSGAGVLPAAAPEPQPTPPRVLWRVPDGDPATQFVDLQRDATVADIARALGAGMRSVEHVKRYTTIGTAHDQGKTSGVIASGITAELLGAPIEALGTTTFRPPYTPVAFAALAGRQRGALFDPERTTALHDWHVAHGAVFEDVGQWKRPRYYPRPGEDMEAAVLRECAAARTGVGILDGSTLGKIDVQGPDAAELLDRIYTNMMSSLKVGFVRYGVMCGVDGMVIDDGTVLRVARDRFLVYTTTGGAAKVLDWMEEWLQTEWPDLRVHLTSVTEQWATFPVVGPRSRDVISAVFPEVDASAGAFGFMAWRDTRLDGVPVRIARVSFSGELAYEINVSSWYGPAVWERLVAAGQPYGITPYGTETMHVLRAEKGYPIIGQDTDGTVTPHDLGLAWAVSKKKPDFIGKRSFARVENQNPLRKQLVGLLPLDARTVLPEGSQIVGCDTLPEPPVPMLGHVTSSYRSAELGRPFALALVKAGRSRIGETLHVPLGGALVPVEVTGSVLVDPEGARRDG; encoded by the coding sequence ATGAGCGACTTCCGCGTCCCCGCCCGTGGCCGGATCGACCGCGGCATCACCTACGAGTTCACCTTCGACGGGCAGCGCCTCACCGGCCACCCGGGCGACACGCTCGCCTCGGCGCTGCTGGCGCACGGCCGGCACCAGGTCACCACGAGCATCGCGCTCGGCCGCCCCCGCGGGATCGCCGCGGCGTGGGCGGAGGACCCGAGCGGCCTGGTGCAGGTCGAGGAGCCCTTCCCCGAGCCCATGCTGCTCGCCACCACGATCGAGCTCACCGACGGGCTGGTGGCCAAGGGCATCTCCGGCCGGGGGCGGCTCGCCGAGGTGCCCGACTCCGCCCGCTACGACGCGAAGCACGCCCACGCCGACGTGCTCGTCGTCGGGGCCGGCCCGGCCGGCCTGGTCGCGGCGCTCACCGCGGCCCGCTCCGGCGCCAGGGTGGTACTCGTCGACGAGCAGTCCGAGGCGGGCGGCAGCCTGCTCGGCACCGCCGACACCCTCGACGGCGCCCCGGCGCTGGAGTGGGTGGCCGCCGCCGTCGCCGAGCTGGCGAGCCTGCCGGATGTGCTGCACCTGCAGCGCACCACGGCGTTCGGGCACTACGACGACGGGTTCGTGCTCGCCGTCGAGCGCCGCACCGACCACCTTGGTGCCACGGCCGCACGGAACGTCTCCCGCCAGCGGGTCTGGCGGATCCGCGCCCGGCAGGTGGTGCTCGCGACCGGCGCCCACGAGCGCCCGGTCGTCTTCTCCGACAACGACCGCCCCGGGATCATGCTGGCCTCCGGCGCCCGCACGTTCCTGCACCGCTACGGCGTCCTCGCTGGGCGCGACGCGGTCGTCTTCACCACCGACGACAGCGCCTACGCTGCCGCGGTCGACCTCGCCGACGCGGGCGCGCGGGTGCACGCGGTCGTCGACGCCCGGTCGGAACCTCCGAAGTACTGGCGCGCGGTGTGCGAGCGGCGTGGCATCCCGGTGCGCGCCGGGCAGGTCGTCACCGGCACGCGCGGCGACGATCGGATCACCCACGCCCTCGTCGGCGAGGAGGCGATCGCGTGCGACCTGCTGCTGGTCAGCGGCGGCTGGAACCCCGCGGTCCACCTGTTCAGCCAGGCCCGCGGGACGCTGCGCTACGACGAGGATCTCGGCGCGTTCCTGCCCGACACGGAGCTGCCCGGGGTCACGGTCGCGGGGGCCGCCAACGGTGTGTTCGACCTGGCCGGCTGCCTGCGGGACGGGCAGCGTGCGGTGTCCGGCGCAGGGGTCCTGCCGGCAGCGGCGCCGGAACCGCAGCCCACCCCACCGCGCGTGCTCTGGCGCGTGCCCGATGGCGACCCCGCCACGCAGTTCGTCGACCTGCAGCGCGACGCCACGGTGGCCGACATCGCCCGCGCGCTCGGTGCCGGCATGCGTTCCGTGGAGCACGTCAAGCGGTACACGACGATCGGCACCGCGCACGACCAGGGCAAGACCTCCGGTGTCATCGCCTCCGGCATCACCGCCGAGCTGCTCGGCGCGCCGATCGAGGCCCTCGGCACCACCACGTTCCGCCCGCCCTACACGCCGGTGGCGTTCGCCGCGCTCGCCGGCCGGCAGCGTGGCGCACTGTTCGACCCGGAGCGCACCACGGCGCTGCACGACTGGCACGTGGCCCACGGGGCGGTGTTCGAGGACGTCGGCCAGTGGAAGCGGCCCCGCTACTACCCGCGGCCCGGCGAGGACATGGAGGCCGCCGTGCTGCGGGAGTGCGCCGCGGCCCGCACCGGCGTCGGCATCCTCGACGGCTCCACCCTCGGCAAGATCGACGTCCAGGGCCCGGACGCCGCGGAGCTGCTCGACCGCATCTACACGAACATGATGAGCAGCTTGAAGGTCGGCTTCGTCCGCTACGGCGTGATGTGCGGCGTCGACGGCATGGTCATCGACGACGGCACGGTGCTGCGGGTGGCGCGGGACCGGTTCCTCGTCTACACCACCACCGGCGGCGCCGCGAAGGTCCTCGACTGGATGGAGGAGTGGCTCCAGACCGAGTGGCCCGACCTGCGGGTGCACCTCACGTCGGTCACCGAGCAGTGGGCCACGTTCCCCGTGGTCGGGCCGCGCTCCCGCGACGTGATCTCCGCGGTGTTCCCCGAGGTCGACGCCTCCGCTGGGGCGTTCGGCTTCATGGCGTGGCGCGACACCCGCCTCGACGGCGTGCCCGTCCGGATCGCCCGGGTGAGCTTTTCTGGGGAACTCGCCTATGAAATCAATGTCAGCTCCTGGTACGGGCCGGCCGTGTGGGAGCGGCTCGTCGCGGCCGGGCAGCCCTACGGCATCACGCCCTACGGCACCGAGACCATGCACGTGCTGCGGGCGGAGAAGGGCTACCCGATCATCGGGCAGGACACCGACGGCACCGTCACCCCGCACGACCTCGGGCTGGCGTGGGCGGTGTCGAAGAAGAAGCCCGACTTCATCGGCAAGCGATCGTTCGCCCGCGTCGAGAACCAGAACCCGCTGCGCAAGCAGCTGGTCGGGCTGCTACCCCTCGACGCGCGGACCGTGCTGCCCGAGGGCTCACAGATCGTCGGCTGCGACACCTTGCCCGAGCCGCCGGTGCCCATGCTCGGCCACGTCACGTCCAGCTACCGCAGCGCCGAACTGGGCCGTCCGTTCGCGCTCGCCCTGGTCAAAGCCGGGCGCAGCCGCATCGGCGAGACCCTGCACGTCCCGCTGGGCGGTGCGCTGGTGCCCGTCGAGGTCACCGGATCCGTCCTCGTCGACCCGGAAGGAGCCCGCCGTGACGGTTGA
- a CDS encoding sarcosine oxidase subunit delta: MQLIECPWCGPREEVEFHYGGQAHVAYPADPQALSDEEWAHYVFFRDNPKGLFTERWSHSVGCRRWFNAVRDTATYRFQASS, encoded by the coding sequence GTGCAACTCATCGAATGCCCCTGGTGCGGGCCACGTGAAGAGGTCGAGTTCCACTACGGCGGGCAGGCCCACGTCGCTTACCCCGCGGACCCGCAGGCCCTCTCCGACGAGGAGTGGGCGCACTACGTGTTCTTCCGCGACAACCCCAAGGGCCTGTTCACCGAGCGGTGGAGCCACTCCGTCGGCTGCCGGCGCTGGTTCAACGCCGTGCGCGACACCGCCACCTACCGCTTCCAGGCGAGCTCATGA